One window of Macrococcus sp. 19Msa1099 genomic DNA carries:
- a CDS encoding YolD-like family protein encodes MKVGIKMIHPIYGETDYRKIDPAQLNRNIPKGRGMIKWAPFATMPEQFLDVKRQIDAQTKIERPELLEDRLQEINEILHSALSKQQPVYIDYYIDGTIQHTMMYIEKVDQWAAIIIGTTVNEGHTYFVSFLDIVNLEIITEII; translated from the coding sequence TTGAAAGTAGGGATAAAAATGATTCATCCGATCTATGGTGAAACAGATTACCGTAAAATCGATCCTGCACAATTGAACAGAAATATTCCGAAAGGACGTGGCATGATTAAGTGGGCACCCTTTGCGACGATGCCCGAACAATTTCTAGATGTTAAGCGCCAGATTGATGCACAAACGAAGATTGAACGTCCAGAACTATTAGAAGACCGCTTACAGGAAATTAATGAGATACTACATAGCGCACTCAGTAAGCAGCAGCCAGTTTACATTGATTATTACATCGACGGCACAATTCAGCATACAATGATGTATATCGAGAAGGTTGATCAGTGGGCTGCCATTATTATCGGCACGACGGTAAACGAAGGGCACACGTATTTTGTGTCATTTTTAGATATTGTAAATCTTGAGATTATTACAGAAATCATTTAA
- the speB gene encoding agmatinase, translated as MMQPNKHVYMSCESSFEEATTVIYGAPFDGTVSNRPGTRFAADAIRSESYGLETYSPFLNKDLEDVRIMDSGDVDITIGNKVKVLEELEETARTILNAGKLPFMIGGEHLVTLGPMRAVLEKYPDAMLVQLDAHTDLRDDYMGEPLSHATVVRRIHDLIGDNRIYQYGIRSGTKEEFDWSDTHTILEKFSIDTLKNLPGIIGNTPVYVTIDLDCLDPSIFPGTGTPEPGGLTYRELEPAFRVFEQLNVVAADIVELSPPYDHSGVSNAVAAKVARELMLAITK; from the coding sequence ATGATGCAACCGAATAAACATGTGTATATGAGCTGCGAATCTTCATTTGAAGAAGCCACGACAGTGATATACGGTGCGCCATTTGACGGTACGGTTTCAAATCGTCCTGGTACACGCTTTGCAGCTGATGCTATTCGTTCTGAATCATATGGCCTTGAAACGTATAGCCCATTCTTAAACAAAGACTTAGAAGACGTCCGCATTATGGATTCAGGCGACGTCGATATTACAATCGGTAATAAGGTGAAAGTATTAGAAGAACTTGAAGAGACTGCGCGTACAATCTTAAATGCAGGCAAACTGCCGTTTATGATCGGTGGCGAACATTTAGTGACGCTCGGCCCTATGCGTGCCGTCCTAGAAAAGTATCCGGATGCGATGCTTGTGCAGCTTGATGCACATACAGACTTACGTGATGACTATATGGGAGAACCATTGTCTCACGCAACAGTCGTACGCCGCATACATGACCTTATTGGTGATAACAGAATCTATCAATACGGTATTCGTTCAGGTACGAAAGAAGAGTTTGACTGGAGCGATACACATACAATTCTTGAGAAGTTTTCAATTGATACATTAAAGAATTTACCCGGTATTATCGGTAATACGCCTGTATATGTCACAATTGACCTGGATTGCCTAGATCCATCTATCTTCCCTGGTACAGGAACACCTGAACCCGGCGGATTAACTTATAGAGAACTTGAACCCGCATTTAGAGTATTCGAACAACTGAACGTTGTTGCAGCAGATATCGTAGAATTGTCACCACCATACGACCATAGTGGCGTTTCTAATGCAGTTGCAGCGAAAGTTGCACGTGAACTGATGCTTGCGATTACGAAGTAA